The DNA sequence TCACAACAGACTTAGCAAATTTCTCACCACCATGTACGATTCTGTGACCTACCGCATCGATCTCGGACAGATCAGCGATCGCGCCTGTCTCTTTATCTGTTAATGCTTCTAATACATAGCTGACTGCTGCATTATGATCCGGCATAGGAAGATCCTTTGTATATTTCTCTTTTCCTGTCGTTGTATGGGTAAGTCTTCCATCTACAGCGATACGTTCACATAAGCCCTTTGCAAGAAGTTCTTCTGTATCAGAATCGATCAACTGATACTTCAATGATGAACTGCCACAGTTAATAACTAAAACCTTCATATTAAATATCCTCACTTTATATATTTTGTTCTGACTGGCACAAAGCCTGTCGAATATAACATAATTTATTTATACAGTTATCTGCTTTATTCTTTGACCTTTAATTTTCGATCTCTTTTCTTCAAGACTTAAACTTTATTTCTCAGACAACACTTTATATTCTACATTCATCTAATATGTGCTTCAAGTCTTTTTTCGTATTTTCAAGCGACCCGGAATTATCAATCTTATAGTCGCAGGCTTCCAGATAAAAAGCTTCCGACTCCTGTGAATCAATAACCGCCTGTGCTCGTTCTCTGGTAAAGCCACGATATTCGCAGAGTCTGGATATCCGGACATCCAAGTCTGCATAGACATAGCACATCTTATCACAGATACTCTTATATCCATCCTGAATCAGCAAAGCAGCTTCAATCACGAACAGCTTTTTTCCGACATTCTTCTGTTCCTCAATCCGGCGCAGGATTTCTTCTTTCACTAACGGATGTGAGATACTGTTCAGCAAAGCCAGTTTATCTTTATCGTGGAATACGATATCTCCAAGCTTCTTTCTGTCAATCGAGCGGCTAACTGTTGATTGATCGTTGTCTGTCGCTACATTTTCTTCGTCAGATACAGATGTATCTATGTCAGTATCTGCCAAAATCTCCGTACCAAATGCATCCACAATTCCCTGATAAACCGTTCTTCCTGGATTCATCAGCTCATGTGCCA is a window from the Lachnospiraceae bacterium GAM79 genome containing:
- the coaE gene encoding dephospho-CoA kinase (Dephospho-CoA kinase (CoaE) performs the final step in coenzyme A biosynthesis.); translation: MMQNKDDMLILGLTGGIGSGKTAVLTILKEEYDAYIIEADHLAHELMNPGRTVYQGIVDAFGTEILADTDIDTSVSDEENVATDNDQSTVSRSIDRKKLGDIVFHDKDKLALLNSISHPLVKEEILRRIEEQKNVGKKLFVIEAALLIQDGYKSICDKMCYVYADLDVRISRLCEYRGFTRERAQAVIDSQESEAFYLEACDYKIDNSGSLENTKKDLKHILDECRI